In Trichoderma asperellum chromosome 1, complete sequence, a single window of DNA contains:
- a CDS encoding uncharacterized protein (EggNog:ENOG41), translating into MDTEDGTVPLDETYTETVSYHGRIFQQHALAKRIYFAPIDEEEIAQLGEMHSMLRTVFDNRLIFPPVSRPKMILECGFGAGDWSVDVAEQHPDAEVIGLDISPHMIPEELPDNLDLQVDDLNGDFTFPPDHFDVVHSQLMAGGIRANRWQSYLKDIYRVLQPGGWCQMVEMYFNAQSDNGTLSPDHALSRWSSGYLDAMHPQKDPRAALRLKDWMKNAGFVDIESRLLTLPMCPWPSDPRDHDIGTLNAGIVSQLLYSMGLYPFTQMRDMPLEDFQLMVAQARNEAANPSYRAYFPLYVFIGRKPLR; encoded by the exons ATGGACACAGA GGATGGAACCGTCCCCCTTGACGAAACATATACAGAAACAGTCAGCTACCACGGACGTATTTTCCAGCAGCATGCCCTGGCAAAAAGGATATATTTTGCTCCGATCGATGAA GAAGAAATAGCGCAATTAGGAGAGATGCACTCTATGCTCCGCACGGTCTTCGATAATAGACTGATATTTCCTCCTGTGAGCCGACCAAAGATGATTCTCGAATGCGGATTTGGTGCAGGAGACTGGTCTGTTGATGTCGCTGAGCAGCACCCAGACGCGGAG GTCATCGGGTTAGACATTAGTCCGCACATGATCCCAGAAGAGTTGCCTGATAATCTGGACCTTCAAGTCGACGACCTAAACGGAGA cttcaCATTTCCACCCGATCATTTCGACGTCGTACACAGCCAGTTGATGGCAGGCGGGATCCGCGCAAACCGCTGGCAAAGCTATCTGAAAGACATATACCGCGTGCTTCAACCTGGAGGTTGGTGCCAAATGGTCGAAATGTATTTCAACGCTCAATCAGATAACGGAACGCTGTCTCCAG ATCACGCGCTTTCGAGATGGTCAAGCGGATATCTTGATGCCATGCATCCTCAAAAGGACCCACGAGCAGCTCTACGCCTCAAAGATTGGATGAAGAATGCAGGCTTCGTCGACATTGAATCACGTCTTCTGACTCTACCCATGTGCCCTTGGCCAAGCG ATCCCCGCGACCATGACATTGGTACTCTGAATGCAGGTATCGTAAGCCAGCTGCTCTATTCGATGGGTCTATATCCATTCACACAAATGCGAGA TATGCCTTTGGAAGATTTTCAGCTCATGGTGGCTCAAGCGAGAAATGAGGCCGCGAATCCTTCGTACAGG GCCTATTTTCCATT ATATGTTTTTATCGGACGAAAACCGCTCCGGTGA
- a CDS encoding uncharacterized protein (EggNog:ENOG41), whose product MPRQNVSSGSKFEEEIGYSRAVIVDDWVFVSGTTGYNYDTGKISEDVYEQTEQTMANIDKALREAGSSVSEVVRVRYILPNRNDFPSIKPVLRKWFGDVRPAATMVQAELMLDEMKIEIEVTAKKGAGATS is encoded by the exons ATGCCTCGCCAAAACGTCAGCTCCGGTTCCAAGTTCGAAGAGGAAATCGGATACTCCCGAGCCGTCATTGTTGACGACTGGGTCTTTGTGTCGGGAACCACTGG ATACAACTATGACACCGGCAAGATCTCTGAAGATGTCTACGAACAAACTGAGCAGACAATGGCCAATATCGACAAAGCATTGAGAGAGGCTGGTTCTTCCGTGTCTGAAGTTGTTCGCGTGCGGTATATTCTTCCGAACCGCAACGACTTCCCTTCCATCAAGCCGGTACTGAGAAAATGGTTTGGCGACGTGCGGCCTGCGGCGACAATGGTACAAGCCGAGCTTATGCTTGATGAGATGAAGATTGAAATCGAGGTGACGGCCAAGAAGGGAGCCGGAGCGACGAGCTAG
- a CDS encoding uncharacterized protein (TransMembrane:8 (n2-10c28/29o38-58i79-101o113-130i162-180o186-206i244-261o273-291i303-328o)~EggNog:ENOG41) — translation MAATFLTGAAFGAATMGASFHNPAIVVAQMKFENFHMVQAFLAATASSAVIYTVAEHFDYVKLKPRSSSPIGLFSRYDGNIIGGALLGAGMALSGSCPGTLYPQLAAGVHTGFHALNGAIIGGILWTGFFSKMVKWNKEKANVTPITTTANDQLGLSRGATLLLFEAACLSILAATTAYTPQFPGAKILGTTGGLIIGLSQLFSIITRKSMIGISTAYEEIGNHFWWLIKGAEPNTKPTSYNSIIFAAGVTAGAWGLLQAIPSLASAPVFEAPPLLAMAGGALMVIGARMAGGCTSGHGISGISLLSLSSMITIGCAFAAGAVVAPLVY, via the exons ATGGCAGCAACTTTCTTAACGGGTGCAGCTTTTGGAGCTGCCACCATGGGTGCTTCATTCCATAATCCTGCCATTGTCGTTGCCCAGATGAAGTTTGAAAACTTTCATATGGTACAGGCATTTCTCGCCGCAACTGCAAGCAGCGC AGTCATATACACTGTTGCAGAACACTTCGACTACGTGAAGCTAAAGCCCAGAAGCTCCTCGCCGATAGGTCTTTTCTCTAGATATGACGGCAATATCATCGGCGGTGCCCTCCTCGGTGCTGGAATGGCCTTGTCGGGCTCTTGTCCGGGGACACTGTATCCTCAACTGGCTGCTGGCGTCCATACCGGCTTTCATGCACTCAACGGAGCCATAATAGGCGGCATTTTATGGACTGGGTTCTTTTCAAAGATGGTCAAGtggaataaagaaaaagcaaacgTCACTCCTATAACTACGACTGCGAATGATCAACTGGGTCTGAGTAGAGGCGCCACTTTGCTTCTCTTCGAGGCTGCCTGCCTTTCAATTCTCGCAGCAACCACGGCCTATACTCCCCAGTTTCCTGGAGCAAAGATTCTCGGAACCACGGGCGGTTTAATCATTGGTCTCTCCCAGCtattctccatcatcacacGAAAGTCTATGATAGGCATTTCTACCGCGTATGAAGAGATTGGTAACCACTTTTGGTGGCTGATTAAGGGTGCAGAGCCAAATACCAAACCGACTTCATACAACAGCATCATATTCGCCGCCGGCGTCACTGCTGGAGCCTGGGGATTGCTCCAGGCTATACCTTCGCTGGCCAGTGCTCCCGTGTTTGAGGCACCGCCGTTGTTGGCAATGGCAGGAGGCGCACTCATGGTTATTGGAGCGCGAATGGCTGGTGGCTGTACGTCCGGGCATGGCATTAGCGGCATTTCATTGCTGTCTCTGTCTAGCATGATTACAATCGGCTGCGCGTTTGCTGCAGGAGCAGTTGTTGCACCTCTGGTTTATTAA
- a CDS encoding uncharacterized protein (EggNog:ENOG41): protein MPRIITLKQVEGKPGEVYYPIQIKEVPKPTPGPGEVLVRISAIALNHRDLFIRRHQYPAISFTNPMFADGYGTVVETGPAVTRKDLLHKAVLLTPMRGWESDPAGPEDARKFAVIGSSKLTDAATGQDYVVVPEDEVVLAPEHLTPGEGAALPLVGLTGWRALVTKSNAAFPGSNILVTGIGGGVALSVLQFAVAFGSNVYVTSGDPEKLERAKALGAKGGVNYKSETWEKDLAAMLPKDRPYLDAIIDGAGGPIIKKTIRILKPGAVISQYGMTVSPKMDWLMQAVLAHVELKGVTMGSKKEFRDMVAFVKEKKIRPVISKTIKGLGDLEAINKLFEEMEHGRQFGKLVIEVDSEASSPRL from the exons ATGCCGCGAATTATCACCTTGAAGCAGGTTGAGGGCAAGCCTGGAGAAGTCTACTACCC CATCCAAATCAAGGAGGTCCCCAAGCCCACGCCAGGCCCGGGTGAGGTCCTCGTCCGCATCTCCGCCATAGCCCTCAACCACCGAGATCTCTTCATCCGTCGCCACCAGTATCCTGCCATTTCCTTCACCAACCCCATGTTTGCCGATGGCTACGGAACTGTCGTCGAAACTGGACCGGCTGTCACCCGCAAAGACCTCCTTCACAAGGCCGTCCTGCTGACGCCCATGCGGGGGTGGGAATCTGATCCTGCCGGGCCAGAAGACGCTCGTAAGTTTGCCgtcattggcagcagcaagctcaCCGATGCTGCAACTGGACAGGACTACGTCGTTGTGCCTGAAGATGAGGTGGTTCTCGCGCCAGAGCACCTCACGCCCGGCGAAGGTGCCGCGCTGCCCCTCGTGGGACTTACAGGATGGAGAGCCCTGGTGACCAAGAGCAACGCGGCTTTCCCCGGGAGCAACATCCTCGTCACGGGCATCGGCGGCGGTGTCGCACTGTCAGTGTTGCAGTTCGCCGTCGCCTTTGGAAGCAACGTCTACGTCACCTCCGGCGACCCGGAAAAGCTTGAGCGGGCAAAGGCTCTGGGTGCAAAGGGAGGCGTCAACTACAAGTCCGAGACGTGGGAGAAGGATCTGGCTGCCATGTTGCCAAAAGATCGACCTTATCTCGACGCCATTATCGATGGTGCTGGGGGACCAATCATCAAAAAGACAATCCGCATCTTGAAGCCCGGAGCGGTCATCTCCCAATACGGCATGACGGTGTCTCCCAAGATGGATTGGCTGATGCAAGCTGTGCTCGCTCATGTGGAGCTCAAGGGTGTTACAATGGGATCAAAGAAGGAGTTTAGGGACATGGTGGCGTttgtcaaggagaagaagatcagACCAGTGATTAGCAAGACGATCAAGGGTTTGGGTGATCTCGAGGCCATCAACAAGTTATTTGAGGAGATGGAACACGGAAGGCAGTTTGGCAAGCTGGTGATTGAGGTTGACTCCGAAGCATCCTCTCCAAGACTGTAA
- the KRR1 gene encoding ribosomal RNA assembly protein krr1 (BUSCO:EOG092D3ASG) has translation MPSTHKKDKPWDTDDIDKWKVEAFTAKDNVGGTFTEESSFVTLFPKYREVYLKEAWPLITKALEKHGIACTLDLVEGSMTVKTTRKTFDPAAILNARDLIKLLARSVPAPQAVKILEDGVACDIIKIRNLVRNKERFVKRRQRILGPSGSTLKALELLTETYILVHGNTVSAMGPYKGLKELRRVVEDCMNNIHPIYHIKELMIKRELAKDPELANESWDRFLPNFKKKTLSKRRVPLKVTDKTKKVYTPFPPAPEKSKVDKQIESGEYFLSKEAKDRAVLTERREKQKEAKEERAKQRAAEFVPPEEDRPKKKRKKTSE, from the coding sequence ATGCCGTCGACACATAAAAAAGACAAGCCCTGGGATACCGACGATATCGACAAGTGGAAGGTCGAGGCCTTTACGGCAAAGGACAATGTCGGCGGCACATTCACCGAAGAATCGTCCTTTGTCACGCTCTTCCCCAAATACCGCGAAGTCTACCTGAAGGAGGCCTGGCCGCTGATCACCAAGGCGCTGGAGAAGCACGGCATTGCCTGCACGCTGGATCTCGTCGAGGGTTCCATGACGGTCAAGACGACGCGAAAGACGTTTGATCCCGCCGCCATCCTGAACGCGCGTGACCtcatcaagctgctggcgcGAAGCGTGCCGGCTCCTCAGGCCGTCAAGATCCTGGAAGACGGCGTGGCGTGCGACATCATCAAGATCCGGAACCTGGTGCGGAATAAGGAGCGATTCGTCAAGCGGCGCCAGCGGATACTGGGCCCCAGCGGCTCTACGCTCAAGGCGCTCGAGCTGCTGACGGAGACGTACATCCTCGTCCACGGAAACACAGTATCGGCCATGGGGCCGTACAAGGGCCTCAAGGAGCTTCGCAGAGTCGTCGAAGACTGCATGAACAACATCCACCCCATCTATCACATCAAAGAGCTCATGATCAAGCGTGAGCTGGCCAAGGACCCCGAGCTGGCCAACGAGAGCTGGGACCGCTTCCTGCCAaacttcaagaagaagacgctgaGCAAGCGACGGGTGCCCCTCAAGGTCACAGACAAGACCAAGAAGGTCTACACGCCATTCCCGCCCGCGCCGGAGAAGAGCAAGGTTGACAAGCAGATTGAGAGCGGCGAGTACTTCCTCAGcaaggaggccaaggacagGGCCGTGCTCACCGAGCGCagggagaagcagaaggaggccaaggaggagcggGCGAAGCAGCGAGCAGCGGAATTCGTACCTCCGGAAGAAGACAGACCCAAAaagaagcggaagaagacTTCTGAGTAG
- a CDS encoding mitochondrial 54S ribosomal protein uL11m (BUSCO:EOG092D4JCC), with translation MSKAAKGAAGGVDTIVKLIVGAGQASPSPPVGPALGSKGVKSMDFCKEFNARTANIIPGTPMPCRVTVRPDRSFTFDLRTPQTSWLLLNAVGAPVGKKGNRKGVSKPGHETVGTISLKHVYEIAKIKQSELRLSGLSLEGLCRSIIFQCKSIGINVVA, from the exons ATGTCCAAAGCAGCAAAGGGCGCCGCGGGCGGGGTCGACACCATCGTCAAGCTGATTGTGGGAGCCGGCCAGGCCAGTCCCAGCCCTCCAGTTGGTCCTGCGCTGGGTAGCAAGGGTGTCAAGTCTATGGACTTTTGCAAG GAATTCAATGCCAGAACTGCAAACATCATCCCCGGAACGCCCATGCCATGCCGAGTCACCGTTCGCCCAGATCGGTCCTTTACCTTTGATCTCAGAACACCTCAGACAtcctggctgctgctcaacGCTGTGGGAGCGCCGGTGGGCAAGAAGGGAAACCGAAAAGGCGTCAGCAAGCCTGGACACGAGACGGTTGGCACCATTAGCTTGAAGCACGTCTACGAAATTGCCAAGATTAAGCAGTCAGAACTTCGCCTCTCTGGACTGTCGCTGGAAGGCTTATGCCGGTCCATCATTTTCCAGTGCAAATCAATAGGAATCAATGTGGTGGCTTAA
- a CDS encoding uncharacterized protein (EggNog:ENOG41) has protein sequence MPSLACTCGRRFNNEEALRDHRSSVARYICSQCNKCLRNLNGFMKHRASSFPACGQIRLKDMNWFCTDCNAKFDDRDALRQHSTSAGHAVEFRCCDCNKNFKNAPALNQHLRDKVHKKKPPQRKAQHHCKDCDRSFGSARALEQHLHSTIHHPISNLTCMAGKICGVECKARFSSPSAMIAHMENGTCRSGINRQKLNRLILVQDTDHLITSSSGIFEYSGWASLENDEGSATCSGFMTPSTESDEGVLLTPSSSQLDFGSLVERQLTRRSPSGFETDSTASDSTELSKPKFFFCPLCPDTKRPFLTRSGLEMHMSSAAHTPKMFHCPSILFSGKSGKAQPTMRNFSTISGLVAHIESGVCHGGKAGLRTVMEHMEERLEEMGMSFKLLSL, from the coding sequence aTGCCATCCCTGGCTTGCACGTGCGGCCGCCGCTTCAACAATGAGGAAGCTCTGCGAGACCATAGAAGCTCTGTGGCGCGGTATATCTGCAGCCAGTGCAATAAGTGCCTCCGCAACCTCAATGGTTTTATGAAACATAGGGCCTCCTCCTTTCCGGCTTGTGGACAAATCCGACTAAAGGACATGAACTGGTTCTGCACCGATTGCAACGCAAAATTTGATGATCGGGATGCCCTGCGCCAGCATTCTACTTCAGCCGGGCACGCCGTTGAGTTTCGTTGCTGTGACTGCAATAAGAACTTCAAAAATGCGCCAGCTTTGAACCAACACCTACGGGATAAGgtccacaagaagaagccaccACAGCGTAAGGCGCAGCATCACTGTAAAGACTGTGATCGTTCATTTGGCAGCGCTCGCGCCTTGGAACAGCATCTGCATTCAACAATCCATCATCCGATTAGCAATTTGACCTGCATGGCGGGTAAGATATGCGGCGTGGAATGCAAGGCTCGTTTCAGCAGCCCCTCAGCTATGATTGCTCACATGGAGAATGGCACTTGCCGGTCGGGCATAAACCGGCAGAAGCTCAACAGGTTGATACTTGTGCAAGACACCGATCATCTCATTACCAGTTCCAGCGGAATCTTTGAGTATTCGGGCTGGGCCAGCCTGGAAAACGATGAAGGATCAGCAACTTGCTCTGGATTCATGACACCAAGCACAGAATCAGATGAAGGGGTGCTTTTGACCccgagcagcagccaacTTGATTTTGGTAGCCTTGTGGAAAGACAACTGACAAGACGTTCACCCTCCGGGTTCGAAACTGACTCCACAGCAAGTGACAGCACAGAGCTATCCAAGCCAAAGTTTTTCTTCTGTCCTCTTTGCCCCGATACTAAACGCCCATTCTTGACACGCTCGGGCCTGGAAATGCACATGAGCTCCGCTGCTCATACCCCCAAGATGTTTCACTGTCCCTCAATCCTCTTCTCAGGAAAATCTGGAAAAGCCCAACCGACTATGAGGAATTTTTCGACGATTAGCGGGCTCGTAGCACACATTGAGAGCGGCGTCTGCCATGGCGGAAAAGCAGGCTTGCGAACCGTGATGGAGCATATGGAAGAAAGGCTGGAGGAGATGGGCATGTCATTCAAGCTGCTGAGCCTATGA
- a CDS encoding uncharacterized protein (EggNog:ENOG41), whose amino-acid sequence MASSATSKAAGAGADAAAAQAPSPAQGDISSSSKHREAPAAAVRFSSAVEEIEPQTPAAPAAASASASPSASAAPPAADPASSKPASVNESLTATTNTSDRFDTFNEVAADQIKAFQKSLQGLPLQERRMSTFGFEAFSLPASRVASRDDASNDSTRLPTPNSSGWQSPHGSPRLSALASPPLTPAGSDPDKRLNKDTGAAGTPGTSISDSHHIITPQPSSPTADKAPSSTTGAADRKAALAHRPVSSSDHAMSRASSSTDDHRPESRGLHRKDFFSVGPSSVPVSRESSPSRSSAAHYYSKPMAQHSDANDPYAKGRRPPQQQHPTRHSVDPRFIFSISRKKKDRNGPSPTSSKASVGVYGQSRQSDDSGSTDGVHGHAAAGSMSDLKRFFRKSGHHKKRDHSPSSIKSSSKSSQASRSSQQLPFGDDHGLTSKYGKLGKVLGSGAGGSVRLMRRTEDGTVFAVKEFRARHTYETEREYNKKVTAEFCVGSTLHHGNVIETLDILQEKGRWFEVMEYAPFDLFAIVMTGRMSREEIRCSFLQILNGVTYLHSMGLAHRDLKLDNVVVSEKGIMKIIDFGSAHVFKYPFESGSVPAKGIVGSDPYLAPEVYDSKEYNAEEVDIWSLAIIFCCMTLRRFPWKIPRMTDNSYKLFAASPTPGHDPGKLLRPKSTNDLSSVAAREFLPDDDAKSQRGGGHKRQDSDSPSATGTDLPQLPIPGVSVPDRSKEVVRGPWRILRLLPRESRHIIHRMLDINPKSRARMGEILEEPWIADTVICQQVDGGEVIPACDHKHVLEPPNSQPPPPKKV is encoded by the exons ATGGCGTCGTCTGCGACCTCAAAGGCCGCTGGTG CCGgcgcagatgctgctgccgcccagGCGCCGTCGCCGGCTCAGGGCGATATCTCGAGCTCCAGCAAACATCGCGAAgcccccgccgccgccgttcgCTTCTCCTCTGCCGTCGAGGAGATTGAGCCGCAAACACCTGCTGCACCCgccgcagcttcagcttcagcttcgccatcggcttcagcagcaccgccagcagcggATCCGGCCTCGTCCAAGCCTGCTTCCGTCAACGAGTCCTTGACGGCCACCACAAACACCTCAGATCGCTTCGACACCTTCAACGAGGTGGCTGCCGACCAGATCAAGGCCTTCCAGAAGTCGCTCCAAGGACTGCCCTTGCAGGAGCGCCGCATGAGCACTTTTGGATTCGAGGCCTTTTCCCTTCCTGCATCACGG GTTGCTTCCCGCGACGATGCATCCAATGACTCTACCAGATTGCCCACGCCAAACTCGTCCGGATGGCAGTCTCCTCACGGAAGTCCTCGGCTTTCGGCCCTGGCCTCTCCTCCGCTCACGCCTGCCGGCTCAGATCCCGACAAGAGGTTAAATAAGGACACCGGTGCCGCCGGTACTCCCGGTACCTCCATCAGCGATTCACATCACATTATAACTCCGCAGCCTTCGAGCCCTACCGCCGACAAGGCGCCTTCTTCCACCACTGGTGCTGCTGATCGGAAAGCAGCCCTCGCCCACCGGCCTGTTTCTTCGTCTGACCACGCCATGTCCAGGGCCTCATCGTCCACCGACGATCATCGCCCAGAGTCTCGAGGGCTCCACAGAAAGGACTTCTTCTCTGTCGGGCCCAGCTCCGTCCCCGTGTCCCGTGAATCCAGCCCGTCCAGGAGCTCAGCCGCACACTACTACTCCAAGCCAATGGCTCAGCACAGTGACGCCAACGATCCGTATGCAAAGGGCCGTCGCccccctcagcagcagcaccccaCCCGTCACTCAGTCGACCCACgattcatcttctccatctccaggaagaagaaggaccgAAATGGCCCATCGCCCACCTCGTCAAAGGCAAGCGTCGGCGTGTACGGCCAGTCCAGGCAGAGCGACGATTCTGGATCGACTGACGGTGTCCACGGACATGCGGCTGCGGGCTCCATGTCCGACCTGAAGCGCTTCTTCCGAAAGTCAGGCCACCACAAGAAGCGGGACCATTCGCCGTCATCCATCAAGTCATCGTCCAAATCCAGTCAGGCCAGCCGCTCCAGCCAACAGCTGCCCTTTGGCGACGACCATGGCTTGACCTCCAAGTATGGCAAACTCGGCAAGGTGCTGGGCTCTGGTGCTGGAGGTTCCGTTCGGCTCATGCGTCGGACCGAAGACGGCACTGTTTTCGCCGTAAAGGAATTCAGGGCCCGACACACCTATGAGACGGAGAGGGAGTACAACAAGAAGGTGACGGCCGAGTTCTGCGTGGGATCAACCCTCCACCACGGCAACGTCATCGAGACCCTGGACATCCTGCAGGAGAAGGGGCGCTGGTTTGAGGTCATGGAATATGCGCCCTTTGACCTCTTCGCCATTGTCATGACTGGCAGGATGTCGCGGGAGGAGATTCGATGCAGCTTCCTGCAGATCCTCAACGGTGTCACCTACCTGCACAGCATGGGTCTCGCCCATCGAGACTTGAAGCTCGACAATGTCGTCGTTAGCGAAAAGGGCATCATGAAGATTATCGATTTTGGTAGTGCCCATGTCTTCAAGTATCCTTTTGAAAGCGGATCCGTTCCCGCCAAGG GCATTGTTGGTTCCGACCCGTATTTGGCGCCTGAGGTTTACGATTCCAAGGAGTACAACGCCGAAGAAGTCGACATTTGGTCGcttgccatcatcttctgCTGCATGACTTTGCGCCGCTTCCCCTGGAAGATTCCCCGCATGACGGACAATTCGTACAAGCTGTTCGCAGCCAGCCCGACTCCTGGCCACGACCCCGGCAAACTGCTGCGCCCCAAATCCACCAACGACCTGTCATCTGTGGCTGCTCGAGAATTTTTGCccgatgacgatgccaagTCTCAACGCGGCGGCGGGCACAAGAGGCAGGATTCGGATTCCCCCTCTGCTACAGGCACCGACCTGCCACAGCTTCCAATCCCGGGCGTCAGCGTGCCCGACAGGTCGAAAGAAGTCGTTCGAGGACCCTGGAGGATTCTCCGGCTGCTCCCCCGCGAAAGCCGCCACATCATCCATCGCATGCTGGACATCAACCCCAAGTCTCGAGCCAGAATGGGCGAGATTTTGGAGGAGCCATGGATTGCCGATACCGTCATTTGCCAACAGGTCGACGGCGGTGAAGTCATCCCAGCCTGCGACCACAAACATGTTCTGGAGCCTCCCAACTCTCAGCCGCCTCCCCCGAAAAAGGTCTAA
- a CDS encoding uncharacterized protein (EggNog:ENOG41) gives MMYPVTSAPNVFIPESSPHASGHPKPSLMPVIMPCISSPSQFPPRSAANPRTPGQVASRDDASNDSTRLPTPNSSGWQSPHGSPRLSALASPPLTPAGSDPDKRLNKDTGAAGTPGTSISDSHHIITPQPSSPTADKAPSSTTGAADRKAALAHRPVSSSDHAMSRASSSTDDHRPESRGLHRKDFFSVGPSSVPVSRESSPSRSSAAHYYSKPMAQHSDANDPYAKGRRPPQQQHPTRHSVDPRFIFSISRKKKDRNGPSPTSSKASVGVYGQSRQSDDSGSTDGVHGHAAAGSMSDLKRFFRKSGHHKKRDHSPSSIKSSSKSSQASRSSQQLPFGDDHGLTSKYGKLGKVLGSGAGGSVRLMRRTEDGTVFAVKEFRARHTYETEREYNKKVTAEFCVGSTLHHGNVIETLDILQEKGRWFEVMEYAPFDLFAIVMTGRMSREEIRCSFLQILNGVTYLHSMGLAHRDLKLDNVVVSEKGIMKIIDFGSAHVFKYPFESGSVPAKGIVGSDPYLAPEVYDSKEYNAEEVDIWSLAIIFCCMTLRRFPWKIPRMTDNSYKLFAASPTPGHDPGKLLRPKSTNDLSSVAAREFLPDDDAKSQRGGGHKRQDSDSPSATGTDLPQLPIPGVSVPDRSKEVVRGPWRILRLLPRESRHIIHRMLDINPKSRARMGEILEEPWIADTVICQQVDGGEVIPACDHKHVLEPPNSQPPPPKKV, from the exons ATGATGTATCCAGTCACAAGCGCTCCGAATGTTTTCATCCCCGAATCATCGCCTCACGCCTCCGGCCACCCGAAGCCCAGCTTGATGCCCGTCATCATGCCCTGCatatcctctccttctcagtTCCCACCCCGCTCAGCTGCTAACCCACGCACCCCTGGCCAGGTTGCTTCCCGCGACGATGCATCCAATGACTCTACCAGATTGCCCACGCCAAACTCGTCCGGATGGCAGTCTCCTCACGGAAGTCCTCGGCTTTCGGCCCTGGCCTCTCCTCCGCTCACGCCTGCCGGCTCAGATCCCGACAAGAGGTTAAATAAGGACACCGGTGCCGCCGGTACTCCCGGTACCTCCATCAGCGATTCACATCACATTATAACTCCGCAGCCTTCGAGCCCTACCGCCGACAAGGCGCCTTCTTCCACCACTGGTGCTGCTGATCGGAAAGCAGCCCTCGCCCACCGGCCTGTTTCTTCGTCTGACCACGCCATGTCCAGGGCCTCATCGTCCACCGACGATCATCGCCCAGAGTCTCGAGGGCTCCACAGAAAGGACTTCTTCTCTGTCGGGCCCAGCTCCGTCCCCGTGTCCCGTGAATCCAGCCCGTCCAGGAGCTCAGCCGCACACTACTACTCCAAGCCAATGGCTCAGCACAGTGACGCCAACGATCCGTATGCAAAGGGCCGTCGCccccctcagcagcagcaccccaCCCGTCACTCAGTCGACCCACgattcatcttctccatctccaggaagaagaaggaccgAAATGGCCCATCGCCCACCTCGTCAAAGGCAAGCGTCGGCGTGTACGGCCAGTCCAGGCAGAGCGACGATTCTGGATCGACTGACGGTGTCCACGGACATGCGGCTGCGGGCTCCATGTCCGACCTGAAGCGCTTCTTCCGAAAGTCAGGCCACCACAAGAAGCGGGACCATTCGCCGTCATCCATCAAGTCATCGTCCAAATCCAGTCAGGCCAGCCGCTCCAGCCAACAGCTGCCCTTTGGCGACGACCATGGCTTGACCTCCAAGTATGGCAAACTCGGCAAGGTGCTGGGCTCTGGTGCTGGAGGTTCCGTTCGGCTCATGCGTCGGACCGAAGACGGCACTGTTTTCGCCGTAAAGGAATTCAGGGCCCGACACACCTATGAGACGGAGAGGGAGTACAACAAGAAGGTGACGGCCGAGTTCTGCGTGGGATCAACCCTCCACCACGGCAACGTCATCGAGACCCTGGACATCCTGCAGGAGAAGGGGCGCTGGTTTGAGGTCATGGAATATGCGCCCTTTGACCTCTTCGCCATTGTCATGACTGGCAGGATGTCGCGGGAGGAGATTCGATGCAGCTTCCTGCAGATCCTCAACGGTGTCACCTACCTGCACAGCATGGGTCTCGCCCATCGAGACTTGAAGCTCGACAATGTCGTCGTTAGCGAAAAGGGCATCATGAAGATTATCGATTTTGGTAGTGCCCATGTCTTCAAGTATCCTTTTGAAAGCGGATCCGTTCCCGCCAAGG GCATTGTTGGTTCCGACCCGTATTTGGCGCCTGAGGTTTACGATTCCAAGGAGTACAACGCCGAAGAAGTCGACATTTGGTCGcttgccatcatcttctgCTGCATGACTTTGCGCCGCTTCCCCTGGAAGATTCCCCGCATGACGGACAATTCGTACAAGCTGTTCGCAGCCAGCCCGACTCCTGGCCACGACCCCGGCAAACTGCTGCGCCCCAAATCCACCAACGACCTGTCATCTGTGGCTGCTCGAGAATTTTTGCccgatgacgatgccaagTCTCAACGCGGCGGCGGGCACAAGAGGCAGGATTCGGATTCCCCCTCTGCTACAGGCACCGACCTGCCACAGCTTCCAATCCCGGGCGTCAGCGTGCCCGACAGGTCGAAAGAAGTCGTTCGAGGACCCTGGAGGATTCTCCGGCTGCTCCCCCGCGAAAGCCGCCACATCATCCATCGCATGCTGGACATCAACCCCAAGTCTCGAGCCAGAATGGGCGAGATTTTGGAGGAGCCATGGATTGCCGATACCGTCATTTGCCAACAGGTCGACGGCGGTGAAGTCATCCCAGCCTGCGACCACAAACATGTTCTGGAGCCTCCCAACTCTCAGCCGCCTCCCCCGAAAAAGGTCTAA